The following are from one region of the Streptomyces rubrogriseus genome:
- a CDS encoding response regulator transcription factor: MSPADADRDREIQRILIVDDEPAVREALQRSLAFEGYDTEVAVDGADALEKAAAYRPDLVVLDIQMPRMDGLTAARRIRGAGDLTPILMLTARDTVGDRVTGLDAGADDYLVKPFELDELFARIRALLRRSSYAAAVDATAEDDDTLTFADLTMDLATREVTRAGRPVELTRTEFTLLEMFMAHPRQVLTREQILKAVWGFDFEPSSNSLDVYVMYLRRKTEAGGEPRLVHTVRGVGYVLRQGGAE, encoded by the coding sequence ATGAGCCCCGCAGACGCCGACCGCGACCGCGAGATCCAGCGCATCCTGATCGTCGACGACGAGCCGGCGGTCCGCGAAGCCCTCCAGCGCAGCCTCGCCTTCGAGGGGTACGACACCGAGGTCGCCGTCGACGGCGCCGACGCGCTGGAGAAGGCGGCGGCGTACCGGCCCGACCTCGTCGTCCTGGACATCCAGATGCCCCGCATGGACGGCCTGACCGCCGCCCGCCGCATCCGCGGCGCGGGTGACCTGACGCCCATCCTGATGCTCACGGCCCGCGACACGGTCGGCGACCGGGTGACCGGCCTGGACGCGGGGGCGGACGACTACCTGGTCAAGCCGTTCGAGCTGGACGAACTGTTCGCCCGCATCCGCGCGCTGCTGCGCCGCAGCTCCTACGCGGCGGCCGTGGACGCCACCGCCGAGGACGACGACACCCTCACCTTCGCCGACCTGACCATGGACCTGGCGACCCGGGAGGTCACCCGGGCCGGCCGCCCGGTGGAGCTGACCCGCACCGAGTTCACCCTGCTGGAGATGTTCATGGCGCACCCGCGCCAGGTCCTCACCCGGGAGCAGATCCTGAAGGCCGTCTGGGGCTTCGACTTCGAGCCGTCGTCGAACTCCCTCGACGTGTACGTCATGTACCTGCGCCGCAAGACCGAGGCGGGCGGCGAGCCGCGCCTCGTGCACACCGTGCGCGGCGTCGGCTACGTCCTGCGGCAGGGCGGCGCCGAGTGA